From the genome of Flavobacterium branchiarum:
CAAAATAAGCCATTCCATAACGGAGTGGCTTATTGTTTTTATAGCACTTTTAAGTGTACCAAACTGTTAAAATAGAATTCAAGTTAGCCTGCATTCACTAAGAAATCACTAGGGTCTTTGATGTTTTAAATAATCAAAGGTGAAAAATCTTTGATTATAGATGACCGAACTTTTTCCGGAATTAGAAATTCCCCTGAATATCCTCCCATTGTGCAATTACATTTTGTACTTCCTTGATTATTTTGATTGGATTCTTAATTGCCATTTCCTCGGCTAAAGGAAGTACATCATCAAGAAGATTTTAAGACGTTTCCATTTATCGATAAAGCACGAGGGGTGTTTAGAATTTACGAAGTGCATCAATTGGATATGTAACATCATAGGCTGGCCCCAAATTCCAGGCATCTTTCTCTTCATATAGATAAAACTGTGGTTTTTAAGATGGTCATCTGTATTAGCGAATACAACATTAAAAATCATCCTTCTATACAATTCCCTGATATCTTTATGTGGCACCTTGAGTCCGACAGCAAGCTGAAAAAGTCTTTCGTAAGATGAATGCTCAGGCTTTCCGTAATCCCAACCTGTTAACCCCGAAGCAGTCAATACATGTTGTTTCCGCCCATTTTGCCTGTCATAGCGCAATGTAGCAAAATGTTTATCTTCAATAAGTTTACATGGCATCATTTCAATACCTGCTTGCTGGGTCAGTAAATAATAGACATATTCTACTTTTTCTCTATTGTAGTCCCCGGCTTCATCCATAAAGAGCTTTACCAAATAATGATTGTAATTTCAGAATACTCAACATCACCCGGATAATTTGCAGCGTCTGCTTATGCTCTGATACTAATATTTTAGGCCTGGCTCCCCCAGCTGAAGTTCTAGCTTTAATATATTTAAAAGTGCAATATCACTGAGGTTTTCTCCAGAAGTATCCTTTTTTATTTCTAATACCTGCTGCAGTATGGCAACTATCTCATCGAAATTTACGTTTTCGGTTTTTTGGGATTTCGGCTACTGGTCTGTACTCTAATGCTCCATACCTCTATTGGCAACATAACTCAGCTGATCCAGTGGACTAATTTTATCAAAAGATAAATCCTGTGCTTCAAACCACTCTTTGAAAATAATATTTCCAAACATGTCCGGAAGCGAGTCTGCAATCATTGGCGGAAGTCCACGAAATGTTTCTCCATTGAACTGTGTAAATACCTGTGCGTGTTTATGTCTTTTAAAAATAAAAGGAAACATTCTACTATATCGTCCAGAATCTAAAAATTCCGAATTTATACTGGAAATAACTTTTTTTCATCTCCACTGTATCCTAATTTACCAATTTCAATTCCAAAGGCAAAAACATCTATAAGTTCATTTGCTGCCATAATTTAGTATAAGGAATTAATATTATGGTTTGAAATATCAGTATCAACAACAATTATAAAGACTCTCTAGCATATCAAAATGATTTACTACCTTTAACAAAGTATCAAGAGTAACATTTTTACTTCTTCAACTTTTCTAATAGTAAGTCTTGACATTTCTAATACTTGTGCTAGATCTTCCTGAGTCATATCATATTTTTGACGATATTGCTTACACCATTCGCCAATCTTAAGTTTTACATCTTTAATAGTTATATTGTCTAACATATATCTGTATATTATAATATAAAAATATAGCAAAATTTACACAAAATATATACTTTAATATACTTTTTACACCTCATATATTATTATACATCATATAGATTTCAAAAAGAGATACCAGTATCACATTTTGAAACAGTTATTTACCCGACTGCTAAAATATTTAGACAACGGTACCGCGGAAATTCTTTCCCTGCCCACAAAGAGATTCATAGTAACTATTACAAAATAAGCCATTCCATAACGGAGTGGCTTATTGTTTTTAGAACAAGGTAAAAATGTACCGAAAGATTAAATTATGTGCTCAGATGTATCTGTAACAACTAAGAGAGTCATCATAGAAATAAAATCAGGATTCACGGATCTCCTCCCTCCCTCTATCAACTTTTTCGATATTAAATTCAAAGATTGATACCTTCAATTTACGTCATCGCAGAAAAGACTTTTGTTCTTAATACCAACTGATGACATCCGTGTTCCAAATGAAAACTCCACAGTTTTTCAAATCTCCTAAAACAGTACCTCATTTTGGAACAGATATTTACCTGTTAAAAAAAAGCTACTAATTGGAGAATTTTTTAGTATTGATTTTCTTTTCTTTTACTTTTATAACAAACTCGGGTACGATTACAATTTCACCCGCTTTTAGAGTAATGTTATGGCTTGCTTCTTCGCAATATGCATTAGCAGGTAGCGATTTTTCATCAATAGTGATTACATAATTACCAATTGAAGAAATGATATGTACTTAACATCATCATCAGTGTATATTTTTTTTACTAACTGATTGTCTTTCATAATGCTAAAAGAGATACCAGAAGCGCGGTGCTGAAAATCAACCACAGTTGTAGTATTGTAGGTAAAGGAAACTCTTCCTTGCATTTTTCCACTTTGGTGAAGCGGAATCGAAAGGTTGTGCACATGTCGATCAATTTCAAAAGTAGCATCGTCATAATACCAGCCATCTTGAGTGAATTGCTTTAAATAATAGGTTCGTACGGTACTCTCTTATAACTTGCCATTCCGTTAGTATTAGTTTGTAGGGCAATTTTATTGATATTAATCATATAATTTGCAGGGTATTTTTCACCAGCATCGTATTTATTATTATTGTTAGTATCATAATACACTAGTGCTTTAATGGTACTTTTTTGATCTGGATTCAATGTAGTTTTCTGTAGATTTACTGTTACACCAACTTAAAAGTCAGGGTATTATTGCTTAGAGATCCTACAGAATAATTGTACCAAGAGGAGTTCAAAAAAACACCAAATGCTTTTGCGTTATACTTGGCATTGAT
Proteins encoded in this window:
- a CDS encoding type II toxin-antitoxin system HipA family toxin, translated to MDEAGDYNREKVEYVYYLLTQQAGIEMMPCKLIEDKHFATLRYDRQNGRKQHVLTASGLTGWDYGKPEHSSYERLFQLAVGLKVPHKDIRELYRRMIFNVVFANTDDHLKNHSFIYMKRKMPGIWGQPMMLHIQLMHFVNSKHPSCFIDKWKRLKIFLMMYFL
- a CDS encoding helix-turn-helix domain-containing protein, with amino-acid sequence MLDNITIKDVKLKIGEWCKQYRQKYDMTQEDLAQVLEMSRLTIRKVEEVKMLLLILC